A genomic region of Saccopteryx bilineata isolate mSacBil1 chromosome 1, mSacBil1_pri_phased_curated, whole genome shotgun sequence contains the following coding sequences:
- the LOC136320664 gene encoding olfactory receptor 5P1-like, with protein sequence MEIGNHTSVTKFIILGLTEESTLKVIFFVIFLGVYVVTLMGNVSIIMLISSSPQLHTPMYFFLCHLAFVDIWLSSSVTPVMLMGFLRKDISLPVAGCVAQLCSMVKFGTTECFLLAAMAYDRYVAICSPLLYTTRMAPRICILLVGLSYLGGFVNAWTFTGCLLSVSFCGPNQVDHFFCDFSPLLKISCSDVSIVEIIPSLSSGSIIVVTVFVISLSYMYILITILKMRSAEGRHKAFSTCTSHLTAVTLYYGTITFIYVLPKSSYSTDQNKVVSLFYTVVIPMLNPLIYSLRNRDVKDALRKATIRFYS encoded by the coding sequence ATGGAGATTGGAAACCACACCAGTGTGACCAAGTTTATCATTCTGGGGTTAACAGAGGAATCTACACTTAAGGTCATCTTCTTTGTGATATTTCTAGGAGTCTACGTTGTCACCTTAATGGGCAATGTCAGCATTATTATGTTAATTAGTAGCAGCCCTCAGCTTCATACCCCAATGTACTTTTTCCTCTGCCACTTGGCCTTTGTAGACATATGGTTATCCTCCTCAGTCACACCTGTCATGCTCATGGGCTTCCTGAGGAAAGACATCTCTCTGCCTGTTGCTGGCTGTGTGGCTCAACTCTGTTCTATGGTGAAGTTTGGGACCACTGAGTGCTTCCTGCTGGCTGCCATGGCCTATGATCGCTACGTGGCCATCTGCTCACCACTGCTCTACACCACCCGCATGGCCCCCAGAATCTGCATTCTCTTAGTGGGGTTGTCCTACTTGGGTGGATTTGTGAATGCTTGGACATTTACTGGCTGTTTATTGAGTGTGTCTTTCTGTGGACCCAATCAGGTAGATCACTTTTTCTGTGACTTCTCCCCTTTGTTAAAAATTTCCTGCTCAGATGTCTCCATTGTTGAAAtcatcccttccctctcttctgggTCTATTATTGTGGTCACAGTGTTTGTGATATCTCTCTCTTATATGTACATCCTCATCACCATCCTAAAGATGCGTTCTGCTGAGGGCCGACACAAGGCCTTCTCCACCTGCACCTCCCACCTCACTGCTGTTACCCTCTACTATGGAACTATTACCTTCATTTATGTGCTTCCCAAATCCAGCTACTCAACAGACCAGAACAAAGTGGTGTCTCTGTTCTACACAGTGGTGATCCCCATGCTGAACCCTCTCATCTACAGTCTGAGGAACAGAGATGTGAAGGATGCCCTTAGAAAGGCAACTATCAGATTTTATTCTTAG
- the LOC136320665 gene encoding olfactory receptor 10J4-like, which yields MGNHTTVSSFLLWGFSSFPDLQGLLFVIVFFSHVTILASNMAIMVAIKLNHSLHIPMYFLLSGLSFSETCATVVIIPRMLVDLLSDNKTISLPGCAAQMFFFFGLGGNNCFIMAAMSYDRYTAIHNPLHYPILMTPKICFQLMMASFVTGMVVSLCIVLTIFNLSFCDSSTIQHFFCDMTPVVSLACDYTFFQKMILLAFSAFVLVGSFILIMISYVFIVAIAVKMRSARGRYKAFSTCSSHLIVVCIHYGFAGFIYLRPKDSDSFCEDMLMSVTYTVLTPLLNPMVYSLRNKDMQRALGKVVDTVCRFFSQVISKRALNTS from the coding sequence ATGGGCAACCATACCACAGTGAGCTCATTCCTTCTGTGGGGATTTTCCAGTTTCCCAGACCTGCAGGGTCTCCTCTTTGTGATCGTCTTCTTTTCTCATGTGACTATCTTAGCTTCAAACATGGCCATAATGGTGGCCATCAAGCTCAATCACAGCCTTCACATCCCCATGTACTTTCTCCTCTCTGGCCTGTCCTTTTCAGAAACCTGTGCCACTGTGGTAATCATCCCCAGAATGCTAGTGGACTTGCTGTCAGACAACAAGACCATTTCTCTTCCTGGGTGTGCCGCACAGATGTTCTTCTTCTTTGGCTTGGGAGGCAATAACTGCTTCATCATGGCTGCCATGTCCTACGACCGTTACACTGCCATTCACAACCCGCTGCACTACCCCATCTTGATGACCCCCAAGATCTGCTTTCAGCTCATGATGGCTTCTTTTGTCACTGGGATGGTGGTATCGCTGTGCATTGTCCTCACAATATTCAACCTGTCTTTTTGTGACTCCAGCACCATCCAGCACTTTTTTTGCGACATGACACCTGTAGTCTCCCTTGCCTGTGATTACACCTTTTTTCAGAAAATGATCCTTCTTGCATTCAGTGCTTTTGTGTTAGTGGGCagcttcattttaattatgatttccTATGTCTTCATTGTGGCCATAGCTGTGAAGATGCGCTCTGCAAGGGGGAGGTATAAGGCCTTTTCTACTTGCTCCTCTCACCTCATTGTGGTGTGCATCCACTATGGATTTGCTGGATTTATCTACTTGAGGCCCAAGGACAGCGACTCTTTCTGTGAAGATATGCTGATGTCTGTGACATATACCGTGCTGACTCCCCTGCTTAATCCCATGGTTTACAGCCTAAGAAACAAAGACATGCAGAGAGCCCTAGGGAAAGTAGTAGACACTGTGTGTAGGTTTTTCTCTCAGGTGATAAGTAAAAGAGCCCTGAACACTTCTTAA